In Streptomyces sp. NBC_00569, a single genomic region encodes these proteins:
- the pcaDC gene encoding bifunctional 3-oxoadipate enol-lactonase/4-carboxymuconolactone decarboxylase PcaDC has translation MSNTSPDHGTLLHHRAEGPATAPPLLLGPSLGTSTALWDAVAPELSVTHRVVRWDLPGHGRSPAALIGPGATVADLAGLVLDLADSLGIERFAYAGVSLGGAVGLHLAVHHPERVTSLAVICSSAHFGGSKPWEERAALVRREGLGPVAETADRRWFTPGFTVPALVEDHRTADPAAYAACCDALAAFDIREDLSSITAPTLLIAGREDPATPPAHLREIADAVAGSSLVEIAGASHLAPAQCPEPVITALRAQLGGGAKRGMEVRRQVLGDAHVDRAQARQSPFTARFQDFISRYAWGEIWTDPTLARRERSMITMTALVAHGHYDELAMHVRAALRNGLTPEEIGAVLLQTAVYCGVPAANSAFAVAQRVLAEESGEDPAEG, from the coding sequence TTGAGCAATACATCCCCCGACCACGGCACGCTCCTTCACCACCGCGCCGAAGGTCCCGCCACCGCTCCCCCGCTCCTCCTGGGCCCCTCGCTCGGCACGTCCACCGCGCTGTGGGACGCGGTCGCGCCCGAACTGTCCGTCACCCACCGGGTGGTGCGCTGGGACCTTCCGGGGCACGGCAGGTCCCCGGCCGCGCTGATCGGCCCCGGCGCGACCGTCGCCGACCTGGCCGGCCTCGTTCTGGACCTCGCCGACTCCCTCGGCATCGAGCGCTTCGCGTACGCGGGGGTGTCGCTCGGCGGCGCGGTGGGCCTGCACCTCGCGGTCCACCACCCGGAGCGGGTGACGAGCCTCGCGGTGATCTGCTCGTCGGCGCACTTCGGCGGCTCGAAGCCCTGGGAGGAGCGGGCCGCGCTGGTACGCCGCGAGGGGCTCGGCCCGGTCGCCGAGACCGCCGACCGGCGCTGGTTCACCCCCGGGTTCACCGTGCCGGCCCTGGTCGAGGACCACCGCACCGCCGACCCCGCGGCGTACGCGGCCTGTTGCGACGCGCTCGCCGCGTTCGACATCCGCGAGGACCTCTCCTCGATCACGGCTCCCACGCTGCTGATCGCGGGCCGCGAGGACCCGGCGACGCCGCCCGCGCATCTGCGCGAGATCGCCGACGCGGTGGCAGGTTCGTCACTCGTCGAGATCGCGGGCGCCTCGCACCTCGCCCCCGCCCAGTGCCCCGAACCCGTGATCACGGCGCTGCGCGCCCAGCTCGGCGGAGGCGCCAAACGCGGGATGGAGGTGCGCAGGCAGGTGCTCGGCGACGCCCATGTCGACCGCGCCCAGGCGCGGCAGAGCCCCTTCACGGCCCGCTTCCAGGACTTCATCTCGCGCTACGCGTGGGGCGAGATCTGGACCGACCCGACGCTGGCACGCCGCGAACGCTCCATGATCACGATGACCGCGCTGGTGGCCCACGGCCACTACGACGAGCTGGCCATGCACGTACGCGCCGCGCTGCGCAACGGCCTGACACCCGAGGAGATCGGCGCCGTACTGCTGCAGACCGCGGTGTACTGCGGTGTCCCCGCGGCCAATTCGGCGTTCGCGGTGGCCCAGCGGGTCCTCGCCGAGGAGAGCGGAGAGGACCCGGCCGAGGGCTGA
- the pcaG gene encoding protocatechuate 3,4-dioxygenase subunit alpha, with translation MTSVPEKLLPTPSHTVGPFYGYALPFPEGEQVAPKGHPDTIALHGHVLDGQGAPVPDAILEFWQAGPDGSLAGAPGSLRRDTTTGGHLGRNGTDFTGFGRVATDADGHYALFTLPPGNAGLPYVSVCVFARGLLHHLFTRAYLADGADPLLDALPAERRATLLAQPQEGAHRTYRFDIRLQGEGETVFLEFQ, from the coding sequence ATGACCTCCGTGCCCGAGAAGCTGCTCCCCACGCCGTCGCACACCGTCGGCCCGTTCTACGGCTACGCCCTGCCCTTCCCCGAGGGCGAGCAGGTCGCGCCGAAGGGGCATCCCGACACGATCGCCCTGCACGGCCATGTGCTCGACGGCCAGGGCGCCCCGGTGCCGGACGCCATCCTCGAGTTCTGGCAGGCGGGCCCCGACGGCTCGCTCGCCGGGGCGCCGGGCTCGCTGCGCCGTGACACCACGACCGGCGGGCATCTCGGCCGCAACGGCACGGACTTCACCGGGTTCGGCCGGGTCGCCACGGACGCCGACGGGCACTACGCGCTGTTCACGCTGCCGCCGGGCAACGCGGGACTGCCGTACGTCAGCGTGTGCGTGTTCGCGCGCGGGCTGCTGCACCACCTGTTCACCCGCGCCTACCTCGCCGACGGCGCGGACCCGCTGCTCGACGCCCTGCCGGCGGAGCGGCGCGCGACGCTGCTCGCGCAGCCGCAGGAAGGCGCGCACCGCACGTACCGTTTCGACATCCGCCTTCAGGGCGAAGGCGAAACGGTCTTCCTGGAGTTCCAGTGA
- the pcaB gene encoding 3-carboxy-cis,cis-muconate cycloisomerase yields the protein MTHVDPDADPDAGLLSPGRAGSPAESATSDAAVLRGLLDAEAGLTRAQAALGLAPAAAADEVTRAAADEGRFDARDLALRARSGGNPVIPLVADLTAAVAGKHAPYVHRGATSQDILDTALMLVAARTLDGLLGDLARTESALGRLATAHRDTVMPGRTLTQHAVPTTFGLKAAGWRSLVLDARDRLRTVRTSLPVQLGGAAGTLAAFGVFGATHAGELTEAYAAELGLVAPVLPWHTLRTPVADLAGALAFTAGALGKPAADVLTLSRTEIGELGEGAGGGSSAMPHKANPVRATLVAAAARRAPALAATLYASMAAEDERPAGAWHAEWEPLRDLLRLVGGAARDAAELAEGLQVHADVMREHLFATHGLIVSERLAAELAPLLGRARAKSLLTDAARRTRTEGRTLAGILADEPDLKGVDLADLTDPVRYTGSAGALTDRALERR from the coding sequence GTGACACACGTCGATCCTGACGCCGATCCCGACGCCGGGCTGCTCTCCCCCGGCCGGGCGGGCTCCCCCGCCGAGTCGGCCACCTCGGACGCGGCGGTGCTGCGCGGCCTGCTCGACGCGGAGGCCGGACTCACCCGGGCGCAGGCCGCCCTGGGCCTGGCGCCCGCGGCCGCGGCGGACGAGGTGACACGGGCCGCCGCGGACGAGGGGCGCTTCGACGCCCGTGACCTCGCGCTGCGCGCCCGCTCCGGGGGCAACCCGGTGATCCCGCTGGTCGCCGACCTGACGGCCGCGGTGGCCGGGAAGCACGCGCCGTACGTCCACCGGGGCGCCACCAGCCAGGACATCCTGGACACGGCGCTCATGCTGGTCGCGGCCCGGACGCTGGACGGGCTGCTCGGCGACCTGGCGCGCACGGAGAGTGCGCTCGGGAGGCTCGCCACCGCGCACCGGGACACCGTCATGCCGGGCCGTACGCTCACGCAGCACGCCGTGCCGACGACGTTCGGCCTGAAGGCGGCGGGCTGGCGTTCCCTCGTCCTCGACGCACGCGACCGGCTGCGCACCGTACGGACCTCACTGCCCGTCCAACTGGGCGGCGCGGCGGGCACGTTGGCGGCATTCGGCGTGTTCGGCGCCACGCACGCCGGGGAGCTGACCGAGGCGTACGCGGCCGAACTCGGCCTGGTGGCACCCGTGTTGCCCTGGCACACCCTGCGCACCCCGGTCGCCGACCTCGCGGGCGCGCTCGCGTTCACGGCCGGCGCACTCGGCAAGCCGGCGGCCGACGTCCTCACGCTGTCCCGCACCGAGATCGGCGAGCTGGGCGAGGGCGCGGGCGGCGGCTCCTCCGCGATGCCGCACAAGGCGAACCCCGTCAGGGCCACGCTCGTCGCCGCGGCCGCCCGTCGCGCACCCGCGCTCGCCGCGACGCTGTACGCGTCGATGGCGGCCGAGGACGAGCGTCCGGCCGGCGCCTGGCACGCGGAGTGGGAGCCGCTGCGCGACCTCCTGCGGCTCGTGGGCGGCGCGGCACGCGACGCGGCCGAGCTCGCCGAAGGGCTCCAGGTCCACGCGGACGTGATGCGTGAACACCTCTTCGCCACCCATGGATTGATCGTCTCGGAGCGCCTCGCCGCCGAGCTCGCGCCCCTGCTCGGGCGTGCCCGCGCGAAGTCCCTGCTCACCGACGCGGCGCGGCGCACCCGCACCGAGGGCAGGACACTGGCCGGGATCCTGGCCGACGAACCCGACCTCAAGGGCGTCGACCTGGCCGACCTCACCGACCCCGTCCGTTACACCGGCTCCGCCGGAGCCCTCACCGACCGCGCTCTGGAGCGACGTTGA
- the pcaH gene encoding protocatechuate 3,4-dioxygenase subunit beta, with the protein MALTQSDIDVEVADLQSAYDKARAGGAPVQHHPARDYAPYRSSLLRHPQQPLVAVNGGDPETVELSGPVFGPTDITDIDQDLTRQHAGEPLGERITVSGRLLDSDGRPVRGQLVEIWQANASGRYAHLRDQHPAPLDPNFTGVGRTLTDDQGRYSFTTVKPGAYPWRNHTNAWRPAHIHFSLFGDAFTQRLVTQMYFPNDPLFRYDPILRSVTDESARNRLVAAYNHDLSQPEFSLGYEWDIVLDGPSATWIEEGR; encoded by the coding sequence ATGGCACTCACCCAGTCGGACATCGACGTCGAGGTCGCGGACCTCCAGAGCGCGTACGACAAGGCACGCGCGGGCGGCGCGCCCGTCCAGCACCACCCGGCGCGTGACTACGCGCCGTACCGCAGCTCGCTGCTGCGCCACCCGCAGCAGCCGCTCGTCGCCGTGAACGGCGGCGACCCGGAGACGGTCGAGCTGTCCGGGCCCGTCTTCGGCCCCACGGACATCACCGACATCGACCAGGACCTGACGCGTCAGCACGCGGGTGAGCCGCTCGGCGAGCGCATCACCGTGTCCGGACGGCTGCTCGACAGCGACGGCCGCCCCGTGCGCGGCCAGCTCGTGGAGATCTGGCAGGCCAACGCGTCGGGCCGGTACGCGCATCTGCGCGACCAGCACCCGGCGCCTCTCGACCCCAACTTCACCGGTGTGGGACGTACCCTGACGGACGATCAGGGACGGTACTCCTTCACCACCGTGAAGCCGGGCGCGTACCCGTGGCGCAACCACACCAACGCGTGGCGCCCCGCGCACATCCACTTCTCCCTGTTCGGCGACGCGTTCACGCAGCGGCTCGTGACGCAGATGTACTTCCCGAACGACCCGCTGTTCCGCTACGACCCGATCCTGCGCTCGGTGACGGACGAGTCAGCCCGCAACCGTCTGGTCGCGGCGTACAACCACGACCTGTCGCAGCCCGAGTTCTCCCTCGGCTACGAGTGGGACATCGTCCTCGACGGTCCCTCCGCCACCTGGATCGAGGAAGGCCGATGA